One genomic window of Candidatus Pseudobacter hemicellulosilyticus includes the following:
- a CDS encoding glycerophosphodiester phosphodiesterase family protein, with protein sequence MKIVLAFCSVAVLTACSTSRNTARIPKSFPAFYKEGHRGARGLMPENTIPAMIKGIATGANVLEVDVYITRDGQVLVAHDPFINTGHSLMPGGRELPKDSAQYYVWHQMDYADIRKIDVGSKYYPLFPQQEKRNTYMPLLGELIDSVEAYTRSHQLPSAIYNIEIKANPQKEGVYQPVPAVLVGKTMDVVRSKKIGNRFYIQSFDIRQLQETHATYPGVTIGFLTGDKKISLQENLDKLGFVPQIYSPHYDLVTRELVDSCHALNMKLVPWTVNEAAAIRRLVDLKVDGIITDYPNLLAEY encoded by the coding sequence ATGAAAATTGTTCTCGCGTTCTGTTCAGTAGCCGTACTCACTGCCTGTTCCACCAGCAGGAACACGGCCCGTATCCCGAAATCATTTCCTGCCTTTTACAAAGAGGGCCATCGCGGCGCCCGCGGCCTGATGCCGGAGAATACCATTCCGGCAATGATCAAAGGCATTGCCACCGGCGCCAATGTCCTGGAAGTGGATGTCTATATCACCCGGGATGGCCAGGTGCTGGTGGCGCATGATCCCTTTATCAATACGGGGCACTCCCTCATGCCCGGTGGCCGGGAACTGCCAAAGGACAGCGCGCAGTACTATGTATGGCACCAGATGGATTATGCCGATATCCGCAAAATTGATGTGGGCTCCAAATATTACCCGCTGTTCCCGCAGCAGGAAAAACGCAACACCTATATGCCGCTGCTGGGCGAGCTGATTGATTCCGTTGAAGCCTATACCCGCAGCCATCAGCTGCCATCTGCTATCTATAATATTGAGATCAAGGCCAACCCCCAGAAAGAGGGGGTATACCAGCCGGTTCCGGCCGTGCTGGTGGGCAAGACCATGGACGTGGTGAGATCGAAGAAGATCGGTAACCGCTTTTATATCCAGTCCTTCGATATCCGCCAGTTGCAGGAGACCCATGCAACATATCCCGGTGTGACCATCGGTTTCCTGACCGGCGATAAAAAGATAAGCCTGCAGGAAAACCTGGACAAGCTGGGCTTTGTGCCACAGATCTACAGTCCGCATTATGACCTGGTGACCCGTGAACTGGTGGACAGCTGTCATGCCCTGAACATGAAACTGGTGCCCTGGACTGTCAATGAAGCCGCTGCTATCCGCCGGCTGGTAGACCTGAAAGTGGATGGGATCATTACAGATTATCCCAACCTGCTGGCAGAATATTGA
- the purU gene encoding formyltetrahydrofolate deformylase, with amino-acid sequence MIILVQCKDRVGLVAAIAGVLSQHSLNIVSLREYVDKEQNRFFFRVQVEQDAPAGLLEAALQQVLPEDAVILVNPRPEKKIVVLVTKEYHCLSDILVRHYFNTLGATVQAVIGNYDTLQDFCQRFSVPFHRVDYGGAHKDTSEQQLQELLAQYQPDYIVLAKFMRILSPEFVQQYSGRIINIHHSFLPAFAGAHPYRQAFERGVKLIGATAHFVTDELDEGPIIAQQIIPVNHSVTTTDMIKAGKEIETAVLARGLRMVFEDRVFIYRNKTVVFE; translated from the coding sequence ATGATCATTCTGGTACAATGCAAGGACAGGGTAGGGCTGGTAGCGGCCATTGCCGGCGTACTGAGCCAGCATTCCCTCAATATTGTTTCGCTCCGGGAATATGTAGACAAGGAACAGAACCGTTTTTTCTTCCGCGTGCAGGTGGAACAGGATGCGCCTGCGGGTCTGCTGGAAGCGGCCTTGCAGCAGGTGCTGCCGGAGGATGCCGTGATATTGGTGAATCCGAGGCCGGAGAAAAAGATCGTGGTGCTGGTAACCAAAGAGTACCATTGCCTGTCGGATATCCTGGTCCGTCATTATTTCAATACCCTGGGCGCTACGGTGCAGGCGGTGATCGGCAATTACGATACCCTGCAGGATTTCTGCCAGCGTTTCAGCGTGCCTTTCCACCGGGTGGATTATGGCGGCGCCCATAAGGATACCAGTGAGCAGCAGCTGCAGGAACTGCTGGCGCAATACCAGCCCGATTATATTGTACTGGCTAAATTCATGCGGATACTGTCGCCGGAATTTGTGCAGCAGTATTCCGGTCGCATCATCAATATACACCATTCCTTCCTGCCTGCTTTTGCGGGGGCGCATCCATATCGCCAGGCATTTGAACGCGGCGTAAAGCTGATAGGCGCCACGGCGCATTTTGTGACGGATGAGCTGGACGAAGGGCCCATCATTGCGCAGCAGATCATTCCCGTGAACCACTCTGTAACCACTACGGATATGATCAAGGCCGGTAAAGAAATTGAAACCGCCGTGCTGGCCCGGGGGCTGCGGATGGTGTTTGAGGACCGGGTGTTCATTTACCGGAACAAGACGGTTGTGTTTGAGTAA
- the glpK gene encoding glycerol kinase GlpK, translated as MQPFILSLDQGTTSSRAILFNQEGAIVSLAQKEFPQHYPRPGWVEHDPRDIWSTQLAVAAEAVAKAGIQPAAIKAIGITNQRETTLVWDRRTGEPVYNAIVWQDRRTAADCDAIRSKGWGPLIQEKTGLIVDAYFSATKIRWLLDNVTGARKKAEAGQLAFGTVDSWLIWNLTGGKVHVTDVSNASRTMLYNIHTLSWDEELLKLLDIPASLLPEVCSSSEVVGHTAGHIFAVSIPIAGIAGDQQAALFGQLCTEKGMVKNTYGTGCFMLMNIGRQPIVSKHNLVTTVAWKIGTEVQYALEGSIFIGGAVVQWLRDGLGIINASADIESLAATVADTGGVYLVPAFAGLGAPHWNQYARGTMVGITRGTTAAHVARAALDSIAYQTMEVLQAMEADSGIAIKELRVDGGATANNLLMQFQADVLKTAVVRPEITEVTAIGAAYLAGLATGFWSSADDIRQQWKVNRRFEAAGGPGIDTGIKGWRRAVRAAKVWAEEE; from the coding sequence ATGCAGCCATTCATTCTCTCCCTGGACCAGGGCACTACCAGCTCAAGGGCTATCCTGTTCAACCAGGAGGGCGCCATTGTATCCCTGGCCCAGAAAGAGTTCCCGCAACATTATCCCCGGCCCGGCTGGGTGGAGCATGATCCCCGCGATATCTGGAGCACCCAGCTGGCCGTAGCCGCTGAAGCTGTGGCCAAGGCTGGCATTCAGCCTGCCGCCATCAAAGCCATCGGCATCACCAACCAGCGGGAAACCACCCTGGTCTGGGACCGCCGCACAGGTGAACCGGTGTACAATGCCATTGTCTGGCAGGACCGCCGCACAGCTGCTGATTGTGACGCCATCCGCAGCAAAGGGTGGGGGCCGCTGATCCAGGAGAAAACCGGCCTGATAGTAGACGCCTATTTCTCTGCCACCAAAATAAGATGGCTACTGGACAATGTTACCGGCGCCCGCAAAAAAGCGGAAGCCGGGCAGCTGGCCTTCGGTACGGTGGACAGCTGGCTGATCTGGAACCTCACCGGCGGTAAAGTACATGTTACTGATGTCAGCAATGCTTCCCGCACCATGCTGTATAATATCCATACGCTCAGCTGGGATGAAGAACTGCTTAAACTGCTGGACATACCAGCCTCCCTGCTGCCTGAAGTGTGCAGCTCCAGTGAAGTGGTGGGGCATACGGCCGGTCATATTTTTGCGGTCAGTATCCCTATTGCCGGCATTGCGGGCGATCAGCAGGCCGCCCTCTTCGGGCAGCTCTGTACGGAGAAAGGGATGGTAAAAAACACCTATGGCACGGGCTGTTTCATGCTCATGAATATCGGTCGGCAGCCCATCGTTTCAAAACATAACCTGGTCACCACTGTAGCCTGGAAGATAGGAACAGAAGTGCAGTATGCACTGGAAGGCAGCATCTTCATTGGCGGGGCTGTAGTACAATGGCTGCGGGACGGGCTGGGCATTATCAATGCTTCAGCTGATATAGAGTCCCTGGCCGCTACTGTTGCCGATACGGGTGGGGTATACCTGGTGCCTGCTTTTGCCGGTCTGGGAGCGCCTCACTGGAACCAATATGCGCGGGGTACCATGGTAGGCATCACCAGGGGGACCACGGCAGCGCATGTGGCCCGGGCGGCGCTGGACAGCATTGCCTACCAGACCATGGAAGTACTGCAGGCCATGGAAGCCGATTCAGGCATCGCCATCAAAGAATTAAGGGTAGATGGCGGCGCTACCGCCAATAACCTGCTGATGCAGTTCCAGGCCGATGTGCTGAAAACAGCCGTGGTCAGGCCCGAGATCACCGAAGTAACAGCCATCGGGGCCGCTTACCTGGCAGGACTGGCCACCGGCTTCTGGAGCAGTGCTGACGATATCCGGCAGCAATGGAAGGTGAACCGCCGCTTTGAAGCCGCTGGCGGACCTGGGATTGATACCGGTATCAAAGGCTGGCGCCGTGCCGTTCGTGCGGCCAAAGTATGGGCGGAAGAAGAATAG
- a CDS encoding SNF2-related protein: MAIKEETKTVLLLTPQRMLDDHQLLESLLITKNNKGIFYTNQELDHAEIRRAWEHLPKPAKEAMHQFSRAGISQLQGQVKQKFTIKRAGIAFDNFYRNAMLREMHQQLEALKPFSPLIRWFHKLKTDKTSYKTGPCSLSTFKPQLHFEVVKNDNGLALQTAIHLNGANYPLQEFNRFHFLLESRNEYYLLAYKDFQTLEWLQQQDLTQYAQQPQALATQVLSRLEDMYTVQRNNHFEQQLVESVPVNRVLLSELNNAFLMLTPQWLYDGFLIDGPWKASTEITRHGETFLIARNKEAEQQFTQLLEGLHANFSRQLNGYYYLSFSDAQKKQWFPKAYHKLLELNIELTGMDMLQHFRYSPHKPVTELELKKEEDNILVMQFKVTIGDEEIPGTELQKILLAGQRTVMLKDGSLGILNEEWLQQYATIIKHAKLSKKELRVSKWLAFGEQPRNEEGGLLKPAIQTGWRDKWQHWQSSEDILFPVPETVNATLRPYQQKGYEWMQLLSEAGAGACLADDMGLGKTLQTICFLARQVLLAPEGKHLIICPSSLIYNWQQELQKFAPAIPTLVFHGSDRDTEGLANHPARVIITSYGTVRSDIELLGELTFGAVVLDESHNIKNPSAQITRAVARLQAATRIALSGTPVMNNTFDLYAQVDFLLPGIFGSREFFKREYADPIDHDKDEDKIHGLRKLTAPFILRRTKGQVARDLPEKTEMVMWCDMGSSQKAQYDAIKESIRSSLFLNIKSEGLGKSKLAVLQGMLKLRQVCNSPLLLPKEEQESSESVKTALLMEELTNNLKDHKVLVFSQFTSMLDLLAGACREKGISFYHFDGQTPPAKRAEMVAGFQEPDNTTNVFLISLKAGNAGLNLTAADYVFLFDPWWNTAVQQQAIDRTHRIGQTKNIFAYKMICKDTIEEKIIQLQTRKKQLAEDLVSEDEGFVKSLTEEDIQFLFS; this comes from the coding sequence ATGGCGATTAAAGAAGAAACGAAGACCGTACTGTTATTGACACCGCAGCGCATGCTGGATGACCACCAGCTGCTGGAATCCCTGCTGATCACCAAGAACAATAAAGGCATTTTTTATACGAACCAGGAACTGGACCATGCCGAGATCAGGCGGGCCTGGGAGCACCTGCCCAAACCTGCAAAAGAGGCGATGCACCAGTTCTCCCGGGCCGGCATCAGTCAATTGCAGGGACAGGTAAAACAGAAATTCACGATCAAAAGGGCAGGCATCGCCTTTGACAACTTTTACAGGAACGCCATGCTGCGCGAAATGCACCAGCAGCTGGAAGCCCTCAAGCCATTCTCCCCCCTGATCCGATGGTTCCATAAACTGAAAACAGATAAGACCAGCTATAAGACCGGCCCCTGCAGCCTGAGTACTTTTAAGCCACAGCTGCATTTTGAAGTGGTCAAGAATGACAACGGCCTTGCATTGCAGACCGCCATTCACCTCAATGGCGCCAACTATCCCCTGCAGGAATTCAACCGCTTTCATTTTCTGCTGGAAAGTCGCAATGAATACTACCTGCTGGCCTATAAGGATTTCCAGACCCTGGAATGGCTGCAGCAGCAGGACCTCACCCAATACGCGCAGCAGCCGCAAGCCCTGGCCACCCAGGTATTGTCCAGGCTGGAAGATATGTATACCGTTCAGCGCAATAACCATTTTGAACAGCAGCTGGTGGAATCCGTTCCGGTGAACCGCGTGCTGCTCAGCGAGCTGAACAATGCCTTCCTGATGCTGACGCCGCAATGGCTGTACGATGGTTTCCTGATAGATGGTCCCTGGAAGGCCAGCACCGAGATCACCCGCCATGGGGAAACCTTCCTCATTGCCCGCAACAAGGAAGCAGAGCAGCAGTTCACGCAGCTGCTGGAAGGGCTGCATGCCAATTTCAGCCGGCAGCTGAACGGTTATTATTATCTCTCCTTCAGCGATGCACAGAAAAAACAATGGTTCCCCAAAGCCTATCATAAACTGCTGGAGCTGAATATTGAGCTGACAGGCATGGATATGCTCCAGCATTTCCGCTATTCGCCGCACAAGCCCGTCACCGAGCTGGAACTGAAAAAAGAGGAAGACAATATCCTGGTGATGCAGTTCAAAGTGACCATCGGCGATGAAGAGATCCCTGGAACAGAATTGCAGAAGATCCTGCTGGCCGGCCAGCGCACCGTTATGCTGAAGGATGGCTCACTGGGCATCCTGAATGAGGAATGGCTGCAGCAATACGCCACCATCATCAAACACGCTAAGCTGTCCAAAAAAGAACTGCGCGTCAGCAAATGGCTGGCCTTTGGCGAGCAACCCCGGAACGAAGAAGGCGGCCTGCTGAAACCTGCCATACAAACTGGCTGGCGCGATAAATGGCAGCACTGGCAATCCAGCGAGGACATATTGTTTCCTGTTCCCGAAACGGTCAACGCTACCCTGCGCCCCTACCAGCAGAAAGGCTATGAATGGATGCAGCTGCTGTCCGAAGCCGGCGCCGGCGCCTGCCTGGCCGATGATATGGGATTGGGTAAGACCCTCCAGACCATCTGCTTCCTGGCCCGCCAGGTACTGCTGGCGCCTGAAGGCAAGCACCTGATCATCTGCCCCTCTTCCCTGATCTATAACTGGCAGCAGGAACTCCAGAAATTTGCCCCCGCTATCCCTACCCTGGTATTCCATGGGAGCGACAGGGACACGGAAGGCCTGGCCAACCATCCCGCCCGGGTGATCATCACCAGCTATGGCACTGTCCGCTCCGATATTGAGCTGCTGGGTGAGCTGACCTTTGGCGCCGTAGTGCTGGATGAAAGCCATAATATCAAAAACCCGTCGGCCCAGATCACCCGCGCCGTAGCCCGGCTACAGGCCGCTACCCGCATAGCACTCAGCGGTACGCCGGTGATGAACAATACCTTTGATCTCTATGCACAGGTAGACTTCCTGCTGCCCGGCATCTTCGGCAGCCGCGAGTTCTTCAAAAGGGAATACGCCGATCCAATTGACCACGATAAGGACGAGGACAAGATCCATGGCCTGCGCAAACTGACCGCACCTTTTATCCTGCGCCGCACCAAGGGCCAGGTAGCCCGCGACCTGCCCGAAAAAACGGAAATGGTGATGTGGTGTGATATGGGCAGCAGCCAGAAAGCCCAATATGACGCCATCAAAGAAAGTATCCGCAGCAGCCTCTTCCTCAATATCAAAAGCGAGGGACTGGGCAAAAGCAAGCTGGCCGTGCTGCAGGGCATGCTGAAACTGCGGCAGGTCTGTAACTCGCCCCTGCTCCTGCCCAAAGAAGAGCAGGAAAGCAGCGAGTCCGTCAAAACAGCTTTGCTGATGGAAGAGCTGACCAATAACCTCAAAGACCATAAAGTGCTGGTGTTCTCCCAGTTCACCAGTATGCTTGACCTGCTGGCCGGGGCCTGCCGGGAGAAAGGCATTTCCTTCTATCATTTTGACGGGCAAACGCCGCCTGCCAAAAGAGCGGAAATGGTGGCAGGGTTCCAGGAACCCGACAATACCACCAATGTATTCCTCATCAGCCTCAAGGCCGGCAACGCCGGGTTGAACCTGACGGCGGCCGACTATGTCTTCCTCTTTGATCCCTGGTGGAATACCGCCGTCCAGCAGCAGGCCATCGACAGAACTCACCGCATAGGACAAACGAAAAATATCTTTGCCTATAAAATGATCTGTAAGGATACTATTGAGGAGAAGATCATCCAGCTGCAAACACGCAAGAAACAACTGGCGGAAGACCTGGTATCAGAAGATGAGGGCTTTGTAAAATCCCTCACGGAAGAAGATATCCAGTTCCTGTTCAGCTAA
- a CDS encoding aquaporin family protein: MTAFMAEIIGTGFMILLGNGVVANVVLKQTRGNGGGWMVITTGWALAVFVGVIIATPYSSAHLNPAVTVAMAVAGNFPWADVPLYILAQFIGAMLGAFGVWALYRDHYTETADAGLKQATFCTSPAIRNKWSNLRSEIIGTFVLLFAIFHFSGAVLDPTADYATPIGMGSLGALPVAFLVWAIGLSLGGTTGYAINPARDLGPRLVHAWLPIPGKAGPDWNYAWIPVAGPIIGAVLAALLDMLLHRLFLEHLGLA, translated from the coding sequence ATGACAGCATTCATGGCAGAAATAATAGGTACCGGTTTTATGATCCTGTTGGGGAACGGGGTAGTGGCCAATGTGGTCCTGAAACAGACCAGGGGCAATGGCGGCGGCTGGATGGTGATCACCACCGGCTGGGCCCTGGCGGTTTTTGTAGGTGTCATTATTGCCACTCCCTACAGCAGCGCTCACCTCAACCCGGCCGTTACAGTGGCTATGGCTGTGGCCGGTAATTTCCCCTGGGCGGATGTGCCCCTTTATATCCTGGCCCAGTTCATTGGGGCCATGCTGGGCGCTTTTGGGGTATGGGCCCTGTACCGCGATCATTATACCGAAACCGCTGATGCGGGCCTGAAGCAGGCCACTTTCTGTACATCGCCGGCTATACGGAACAAATGGTCCAATCTCCGGAGTGAGATCATCGGTACCTTTGTGCTGCTGTTCGCGATCTTTCATTTTTCCGGCGCTGTGCTTGATCCCACTGCGGATTATGCCACGCCTATCGGGATGGGCTCCCTGGGAGCCCTGCCGGTCGCCTTCCTGGTATGGGCCATCGGCCTTTCGCTGGGCGGCACCACAGGATATGCCATCAACCCGGCCCGCGACCTGGGACCAAGGCTGGTACATGCCTGGCTGCCGATCCCGGGTAAGGCAGGGCCCGACTGGAACTATGCCTGGATCCCGGTAGCGGGACCCATCATTGGCGCCGTGCTGGCTGCCCTGCTGGACATGTTGCTGCACCGGCTGTTCCTGGAACACCTGGGATTGGCGTAA
- a CDS encoding glycerol-3-phosphate dehydrogenase/oxidase yields METIPVYREMQLQQLSSTPLWDLIVIGGGASGLGIALEAQTRGYRTLVLEQHDFAKGTSSRSTKLVHGGVRYLAQGNIGLVREASIERGLLVRNAPHLVKDQRFLIPLYSVWDRVKYMIGLKLYDWIAGGLSLGPSVFISRNETLGWLPTIKPQGLIGGVQYHDGQFDDARLALNLAQTIIDKGGQALNYMTVTGLEKDRQQQVCGVMAEDAETGRRYALRAKVVVNATGVFVDSILRMDQPAAARSIRVSQGVHLVLDRKFHPGNHALMIPKTSDGRVLFAVPWQDKLVVGTTDTPVGSACLEPVALEKEIRFILDTAALYLTQPPTRADVLSVFAGLRPLAAPQGESRQTREISRSHKINVSASRLFTILGGKWTTYRRMGEDMINRIEQELGWPVTRSVTRQLPVHGAGIQWQGAVPESQEPFAFYGTDAAAVRQLQETAGGEWLSEKLAIHTAQVIWAVQREMARTVEDVLARRTRALLLDAAESIRLAPLVAAIMAPLLEKDEAWQAAQVAAYNSIAEKYLLSN; encoded by the coding sequence ATGGAAACAATACCGGTTTACAGGGAAATGCAGCTGCAGCAGCTGTCGTCAACGCCTTTATGGGACCTGATAGTGATCGGCGGCGGCGCCTCCGGCCTGGGCATTGCGCTGGAAGCGCAGACCCGCGGTTACCGCACCCTGGTGCTGGAGCAGCATGATTTTGCCAAAGGGACTTCCAGCAGAAGCACCAAGCTGGTGCATGGCGGGGTCCGCTACCTGGCCCAGGGCAATATAGGCCTGGTGCGCGAGGCCAGCATTGAAAGAGGCCTGCTGGTCCGCAACGCCCCGCACCTGGTGAAGGACCAGCGCTTCCTGATCCCGCTGTACAGCGTCTGGGACAGGGTAAAGTATATGATTGGGCTGAAGCTGTACGACTGGATAGCCGGTGGCCTCAGCCTGGGGCCCTCCGTATTTATATCCCGGAACGAAACCCTGGGCTGGCTGCCCACTATCAAACCCCAGGGACTGATCGGCGGGGTGCAGTACCACGACGGGCAGTTTGATGACGCCCGGCTGGCCCTTAACCTGGCGCAGACCATCATTGATAAGGGCGGACAGGCCCTCAATTATATGACCGTGACAGGCCTGGAGAAAGACCGGCAGCAGCAGGTATGCGGGGTGATGGCCGAGGATGCCGAGACCGGCAGGCGGTATGCACTCCGGGCAAAAGTCGTGGTCAATGCCACCGGCGTTTTTGTAGACAGCATCCTCCGGATGGACCAGCCCGCTGCGGCCCGCAGTATCCGCGTAAGCCAGGGCGTTCACCTGGTGCTGGACCGGAAATTCCACCCGGGTAACCATGCGCTGATGATCCCGAAGACCAGTGATGGCCGGGTACTCTTTGCCGTACCCTGGCAGGATAAACTGGTAGTGGGCACCACCGATACACCCGTGGGATCCGCCTGCCTGGAACCCGTAGCACTGGAAAAAGAGATCCGTTTTATATTGGATACGGCCGCGCTGTACCTGACGCAGCCGCCAACCCGGGCAGATGTGCTGAGTGTATTTGCCGGCCTGCGTCCGCTGGCGGCCCCGCAGGGAGAAAGCCGGCAGACCAGGGAGATCTCGCGCAGCCATAAGATCAACGTGTCGGCCAGCAGGCTGTTCACCATCCTGGGCGGTAAATGGACCACCTACCGCAGGATGGGCGAGGATATGATCAACCGGATAGAGCAGGAGCTTGGCTGGCCGGTCACCCGGTCTGTCACCCGCCAGCTGCCGGTACACGGCGCCGGAATACAGTGGCAGGGCGCTGTTCCTGAATCACAGGAACCTTTCGCTTTTTATGGGACGGATGCGGCAGCTGTCAGGCAACTGCAGGAAACAGCCGGCGGGGAATGGCTCAGTGAGAAGTTAGCGATCCATACCGCCCAGGTGATCTGGGCCGTGCAGCGTGAAATGGCCAGGACGGTGGAAGATGTGCTGGCGCGAAGGACCCGCGCCCTGCTGCTGGATGCGGCCGAAAGTATCCGCCTGGCGCCACTGGTGGCGGCTATCATGGCGCCGCTGCTGGAGAAGGACGAAGCCTGGCAGGCCGCACAGGTAGCGGCCTATAATAGTATTGCCGAAAAATACTTGTTGAGCAACTGA